A DNA window from Helianthus annuus cultivar XRQ/B chromosome 15, HanXRQr2.0-SUNRISE, whole genome shotgun sequence contains the following coding sequences:
- the LOC110909981 gene encoding E3 ubiquitin-protein ligase CIP8, giving the protein MDDASQICALCRRTLSSENENNDFDSIAICGDCKFLFLEDNGTPSRHIQHRAPRTRQTRYNNSSESIEDMFSQQFSTMINLARQNPAPVSDTSSRTTPSGSRRWRRVVSDTESDGFDSANGDSDVISYGAYVDDSDVSVDAHSPLGGDSDTDIDPMHAGLNRWSSDDEWEAVEDGENGETLGSLITRVHLQRSMVYDGQSPEIEGAIRVRISERRLYPFAYTDNGQETSRYVGNSGDYLDSRSFEELLERLADADTSRRGAPPAAPSVVNNLDCVTVNASDHNGLTCAICKDSLTVGTVVNRLPCLHLYHPLCIKPWLTARNTCPLCRFELPTDDVDYENRKEIDSRGPTVQETQQELEINNINTSFDEDGGQEMLNNGAGGETRGRRWLFVAAPVVSLVGIGLALWLGHPGAIRSSGSRGDRSRRGWGLF; this is encoded by the coding sequence ATGGATGATGCGTCACAGATATGTGCTCTATGCCGTAGAACACTTTCATCTGAAAACGAAAATAACGACTTCGATTCCATCGCCATATGTGGGGACTGTAAGTTTTTATTTCTAGAAGATAACGGCACCCCATCCCGACACATTCAACACAGAGCTCCTAGAACAAGACAAACACGATACAATAACAGTTCAGAATCAATCGAAGATATGTTTTCCCAACAGTTTTCAACCATGATTAATCTCGCTCGACAAAACCCCGCTCCTGTTTCCGACACGAGTTCCCGAACTACCCCTAGTGGTTCTAGAAGATGGAGGCGAGTCGTTTCTGACACCGAAAGTGATGGTTTTGATTCTGCTAATGGAGATAGTGATGTTATTTCTTATGGAGCTTATGTTGACGATTCGGATGTTTCTGTAGATGCTCATAGTCCTCTTGGTGGTGATTCGGATACCGATATTGACCCGATGCATGCGGGTTTGAACCGGTGGAGTTCAGACGATGAATGGGAAGCGGTTGAAGACGGTGAGAATGGTGAAACGCTTGGATCTTTGATTACTAGAGTTCATCTTCAAAGATCGATGGTGTACGATGGTCAATCTCCTGAAATAGAAGGAGCAATTCGTGTAAGAATCAGTGAACGTAGATTATACCCGTTTGCCTACACAGATAACGGTCAAGAAACGTCACGTTATGTCGGGAATTCGGGGGATTATCTCGATTCTAGAAGCTTTGAAGAACTATTAGAAAGGTTAGCCGACGCGGATACTTCAAGACGCGGTGCGCCTCCAGCGGCTCCATCGGTTGTGAACAATCTTGATTGTGTGACTGTTAATGCTTCGGACCATAACGGTTTAACATGTGCCATTTGTAAAGACTCGTTGACGGTTGGGACCGTGGTTAACCGTCTTCCTTGTCTCCATCTTTACCACCCTTTGTGTATTAAACCATGGTTAACTGCACGTAACACGTGTCCATTGTGTCGGTTTGAGCTTCCAACCGATGACGTGGACTACGAGAACAGGAAAGAAATCGATAGTCGTGGGCCCACGGTTCAAGAAACCCAACAGGAGTTGGAGATTAACAACATTAACACCTCTTTTGACGAGGATGGTGGTCAAGAAATGTTGAATAACGGCGCTGGTGGTGAAACGAGAGGAAGACGATGGTTGTTTGTGGCGGCACCGGTCGTGAGTCTGGTGGGGATCGGTCTTGCGTTGTGGTTGGGTCACCCTGGAGCTATTAGGAGTTCTGGTTCAAGAGGGGATAGAAGTAGAAGAGGCTGGGGTCTTTTTTAG